One window of the Populus nigra chromosome 4, ddPopNigr1.1, whole genome shotgun sequence genome contains the following:
- the LOC133691820 gene encoding protein WEAK CHLOROPLAST MOVEMENT UNDER BLUE LIGHT 1-like, whose product MELELGLKIIRSRDDISSFTDLRIAKDHAGPLFFSRETENMFTLIGYLKGFRKENTDIKINEDGDRISISGKKPVQEMVLIGWIMHKKEVELRSFRKAFRIPDGVVLDKIKARFNDEESTLTIILPKLVKGILDVELEEVKGEEVDKGRGEATQAVADKAPEGESREPELKRVEQSDQALQNKRVVEQKADAAEIVPERVVDTTLQKKLEPKDQSELEEATPEKAEPPSTTTAATYQETVIKKPKLVLPEKEIEHQESKKAAPAEETRSEELPGLKEQGKKLETPEAKSTREETLEEHPHGPERNQLTEAVMDQETKPPEVSNQPSAQADQGHTEEANHVVKTEISHESEKRETETNVQEPTIPEPDQEKKLAETPHPAYKSRNNEAQGSKESHGIGNDIKEAATNRKNPVSRRTKLCPPLVVAGSAILVSIVVFVIGWIRAKKR is encoded by the exons ATGGAGCTTGAACTGGGGCTCAAAATCATCCGCAGTAGAGATGATATCAGCTCCTTCACTGACCTTCGGATTGCTAAAGATCATGCCggtcctcttttcttttctagagAAACCGAGAACATGTTCACCCTTATTGGATATCTCAAAG GTTTTAGAAAGGAGAATACTGACATCAAGATTAATGAAGATGGTGATCGGATCTCAATTAGTGGGAAGAAGCCAGTTCAGGAGATGGTGTTGATAGGGTGGATTATGCACAAAAAAGAGGTTGAGTTACGGTCATTCCGGAAGGCCTTCCGAATTCCTGATGGGGTCGTTTTGGATAAAATCAAGGCAAGATTCAATGATGAAGAATCGACTTTGACGATTATTCTTCCGAAATTGGTGAAAGGAATTCTTGATGTTGAGCTAGAGGAAGTTAAGGGAGAGGAGGTTGATAAAGGGAGAGGTGAAGCTACACAAGCTGTAGCTGACAAGGCACCTGAAGGAGAGAGTAGGGAGCCAGAGTTGAAGAGGGTGGAACAAAGTGACCAAGCTTTGCAAAATAAAAGGGTTGTTGAGCAAAAGGCTGATGCAGCTGAAATAGTGCCTGAAAGAGTTGTAGATACAACGTTACAAAAGAAACTAGAGCCTAAGGATCAAAGCGAATTAGAAGAAGCCACTCCTGAAAAGGCAGAACCTCCTTCTACTACCACCGCCGCTACATATCAGGAAACAGTAATCAAGAAACCTAAGCTAGTTTTGCCTGAGAAAGAGATCGAACACCAAGAGTCAAAAAAGGCCGCTCCAGCTGAAGAAACTAGAAGCGAGGAGCTTCCCGGTTTGAAAGAGCAGGGGAAGAAACTGGAAACTCCAGAGGCCAAGAGCACTCGTGAAGAAACGTTGGAAGAACACCCTCATGGACCAGAGCGCAATCAATTGACAGAAGCTGTCATGGATCAAGAGACTAAACCACCAGAAGTGTCAAACCAACCATCAGCGCAAGCTGATCAAGGACATACAGAAGAAGCAAATCATGTAGTCAAGACTGAAATATCACACGAATCAGAAAAGCGGGAAACAGAAACAAATGTTCAAGAACCAACGATACCCGAACCTGATCAGGAAAAAAAGCTGGCTGAAACTCCACATCCTGCATACAAGTCAAGAAACAATGAGGCCCAAGGAAGCAAAGAAAGCCATGGAATAGGAAATGATATCAAAGAAGCAGCAACGAATAGAAAGAATCCTGTTTCAAGAAGAACCAAGCTATGTCCTCCTCTTGTTGTTGCAGGGTCGGCCATTCTCGTCTCTATCGTAGTGTTTGTCATTGGTTGGATTAGAGCTAAGAAAAGATGA